In the Ipomoea triloba cultivar NCNSP0323 chromosome 6, ASM357664v1 genome, one interval contains:
- the LOC116023310 gene encoding aspartic proteinase CDR1-like, protein MNIVVRFLSFQSSPASKYMDLTMFLTLFVFALLSTQIIDGFTVELIHPNSHSNPYRNPSNNRFDWIRKAYNNSRSRAASIQSRFGIDGSSKFKTNIKPLDGGYAMRYSIGTPPFETYGLVDTGSDVTWTQCEPCIDCFPQSLPIFDPKHSKSYKTVMCNNSDTTCSLDYEFHCSNDNICQYQLPYNDYSYTFGDVATDTLTIGDASFKNVVLGCGHRNKAMFSNSTASGIVGLGYSNVSIIKQLRKEISGKFAYCLSPQSDSKSYISFGMDAIVKGPDVVSIPVVTSSIDPYYWLVLESMSVGDKSFPIRPPPLQSYGNTIIDSGTTVTIIPLYVFDSMKLELMNQIHETPIDDPQGFFGLCFSSVQIKAPKIVAHFVGGDVELSPRGLFEEVEEGISCLTIVPNYLQGIYVFGSQSQVDYLVGFDLEKNALTFKSADCSKF, encoded by the coding sequence ATGAACATTGTTGTAAGGTTTTTGTCATTCCAATCTTCACCAGCGTCTAAATATATGGATTTAACCATGTTTTTGACGTTGTTTGTTTTTGCTTTGCTTTCTACTCAAATCATTGATGGTTTCACTGTTGAACTCATCCACCCTAATTCTCATTCAAACCCTTATCGCAACCCTTCCAACAATCGGTTTGATTGGATCCGAAAGGCGTATAACAACAGTCGATCACGCGCCGCCTCTATCCAGAGTCGATTCGGAATCGATGGTTCTTCAAAATTCAAGACTAACATAAAACCCTTGGATGGAGGATACGCGATGAGGTACTCAATTGGTACGCCGCCATTTGAAACCTATGGTCTTGTCGATACTGGCAGTGACGTCACCTGGACTCAATGCGAACCATGCATCGATTGCTTCCCACAAAGCTTACCCATATTTGATCCAAAGCATAGCAAATCATACAAGACAGTCATGTGCAACAATTCGGATACCACCTGCTCTCTCGATTACGAATTTCACTGTTCCAACGACAACATTTGCCAGTATCAGCTGCCCTACAACGACTATTCCTATACTTTCGGCGACGTTGCTACCGATACTCTCACCATCGGTGATGCTTCATTCAAGAACGTTGTGCTGGGGTGCGGCCACCGAAATAAAGCTATGTTCTCGAATAGCACTGCCTCTGGCATTGTTGGTCTCGGCTACTCCAACGTCTCGATAATCAAGCAGTTGCGTAAAGAAATCAGTGGAAAATTTGCTTACTGCCTATCTCCTCAATCTGATTCCAAAAGCTATATAAGTTTCGGCATGGACGCCATAGTTAAGGGTCCTGATGTCGTTTCAATTCCCGTCGTCACATCCTCTATAGACCCATATTACTGGCTCGTCTTAGAAAGCATGAGCGTCGGCGACAAAAGTTTCCCGATCCGGCCACCTCCCCTTCAATCCTACGGCAACACTATAATTGATTCAGGGACGACAGTGACAATCATCCCGTTATATGTGTTCGATAGTATGAAATTGGAATTGATGAATCAGATCCATGAGACTCCGATAGACGATCCTCAAGGCTTTTTCGGGTTATGCTTCTCAAGTGTACAAATTAAAGCGCCGAAAATTGTAGCACATTTCGTGGGAGGCGATGTAGAGTTGTCACCTCGGGGATTATTCGAAGAAGTAGAAGAAGGTATCTCTTGTCTCACAATAGTTCCAAATTATTTGCAGGGTATATACGTCTTCGGTTCTCAGTCCCAGGTAGACTACCTTGTTGGATTTGATTTGGAAAAGAATGCACTCACCTTCAAGTCTGCTGATTGCTCCAAATTTTAG